The endosymbiont of Bathymodiolus septemdierum str. Myojin knoll sequence TAATTTTGTGTCGCTTTCAATGGCATTTTCCCACTGTGATAAATCACCCAAATCAACATAAGTGATACCGACATTGAACTTACTCACAACGGTGTTAAGTAGTACGATAGAAGTGCCAAACATATTGCGCGAAGCCACAATGTGGTCACCCGATTTAACCAATGCCATAATCACAGCAAAGATTGCTGCCATCCCCGACGCCGTAGCAACACACGACTCTGCCCCCTCAAGAGCGGCTAATTTCTTCTCAAAAGCATCCACCGTAGGATTGGTAAAGCGTGCATAAATATTACCCGGCGCTTCCTTAGAAAATCGTGCCGCCGCCTGCTCCGCTGAATCAAACTTAAAGCTGGAGGTCATAAAAATTGCTTCAGAATGCTCTTGTTCGTTGGTGGTTTGATAGCCTTCACGAATGGCTTTTGTGTTGAATTTTTTGTTTTTCATATTTTTATGCGTTAAATTTTTTTTCGGTAAATTACAAAATTATCGTTTTCTATATCTTTTTTCTTGATTGATATTTTTATTTTTCTTTCTGCTCCATTACTATTTTTTCCTTGCTTAAAATCTACTAAATATTTTTTATTAAATTGATTGATTTCCAATATAGCAAAATTATCCAGAATAACAGAGTGCTTCATTCTCGATAAATAACTATCTAATTTTTTAAACTTACCTTTACCAGTTTTTTCATAGCGTTCATTTATTTTTTTATTCCAAAATTCAGTAGTTAAGCCATTTTTATCTTTATCTTTATCTTTAATTGTACTATGGGAAAAAACTATATACCAAACTTTATTATATTGTCTTAATGCTTCGTTAATATTAGTTTTATCATTACCTATCAAATCTCTATCAACACCATGTGCTTTTAAATCCCCATAAAATTGCTTTTCTTCAAACCATAAATCCAAATCTATTGCTGTATGTTCTTTATTTTGAACATACTGACAAATGTCTTGATAACCAGGATTGTTTCTTAAAAATTCATCAAACTTATATTCTAAATAATATCCAGCCCATTCGCCAAGATAGGCTAAATTAAAATTATTATTCATCATTTCAATGTAACAATCAACACCTAGCCAATTAGCATTTAAAGTGTTAGAAAAATCATTAAAAATATTTATTTCGTTTGATAAAGTGGTTTTTTTATTTAACAAAACCACATCAAATGCCTTTTCAAAATTTTGTTCAGTAAAAACAATGATGTTATTTCCTTTTTTATCAGTTTTTTCAAATAGGCTTAATTCTTTTGCCTTGAGTATATCCATTGTATGGATGTGAGCACTTGCATTATTTGCTGAACTATTTTCATAACTTTGTTTATCAAAAATACAGAATACATTTGCATTGTCATAATGATACACGCCTAATAGCAAGGTGTTTTTTTGTTTAGATATTGGTTTAAAGTTTTCACCAATTTGTATTCGTTTTTTATAATGCTCCCAATCATCATAATTGCCAAGTTTATCTTTTTTCCTACCTAAGTAAGTAATGTTTTTTACATATAAATTTATGTCTTTATTTTTATATTTGACAATGTAGGGATTTTTGTTAGATTTAATTTCTATATACTTCTGTTTAGATAAAAGTAACTTAATTTCATTTGGTTTTAGTTTTTCATCATAATCACTAACAACCCGCCCAGTTTTTGTAATTTGCTCTATTTTAATTGGCATAACTTCTCATATTTTGAATAACTTTTTTAACTACTTCTATATTGACAGAGTTTCCTAGTTGTTTTAAAGCGATATTATTTTGGATAGGTAGTGCAAAATCAACAGGAAAAGATTGTAATTTCTTAGTTTCCTTTGGCGTTAATCTGCGTTTGTATTTTCCAATAATTTGCGGTTGGTTCATTGCCACTAAAGTTGAAAATTTATTAGGTCTTTTGACTCGAATACCAGATGGTCTAAATTGAATTAAGCCCTCATAAATATTATCAATATCTGCACCAGCCTGCCATTCCATTTTTTGTTGTGTTGGTTTCATCCAATCTAAATAATTATATTTTTTTAGCCATTTGTCAATAAATTTTTTATTACGCTTATAAAGTTCTCTATTTTTTAAAATAAAATTTACCTTCCATTTTGGCGTGTCAATAATTTTATAGTCTTTATTAAATTCCTTTGCCCATATTGGGTAACCAATGACTTTAATATCAATACCTAGATAAAATTCATTCCAAGCCTCTAAAACTTTTGTTTCATAATCAGAAATATAGAACTCTTTATTAACAGGTTTTTTATCTACAATAGCGTAAGCTCCTTTTTCATTAGCTAAAGATAAAGAAGTAGAAAGGTTTAATGAAAATTTATCTTTTTTTATTAACGCCTTTTTAATGGCTGGTATAAAAATACGCTTTCTAATGGCTGGGATTCCAAAATCATCAGGGCTTAAAATTAAAGGACTGGTATTTATTGCATAACCCAATTCATCCAAAGTATTGCAAATTGTTTCAAATGTTTTACCATTATCGTGAGTGACTAAATTTTGTACATTTTCAAGTAGTATGTAACTAGGATTATGGTGTTTTATAATTCTAGCGACATCAAAGAACAAAGTACCCCTCGTGTCTTCAAAGCCTTTTCTATGCCCTCCTTTAGAAAATGGCTGACAAGGAAAACCTGCAAATAAAAAATCAAAATTAGGGATGTCCTTTTCGTCAATCTTGGTAATATCACCTGCAAAGTTGCCTGAATAAAATAAATCTTTATTGTGCCTCAAAAAATTTGCTTCGTAAGTTTTTCGGGCATTTTCATCAAACTCACTGGCAAAAACACACTTTCCACCTAAGCTTGAAGCGGCGAGGTGAAAGCCACCAATACCTGCAAATAAATCAATAAAAGTAAAATCAGGTTTATTATAGTCATGTTCTTCTGTTTCAAAATGGTCTAATAACCCCACTTGAAAGGCATCCTCCACACCATCAAGTGTTTCTTGGTGTTCTAAGACTGGATAAAAACTACCGTATTCTTTTTTTGAGGAATAATCAATTTTAGAAATGTCTTTGATTTTTGCCATAGGGTTATTCTACGTCATTACAGATAAGTTCTGAACTTTCGTTGGATTGGTGTTTTTGTTTGACAGTGTCGGAGCGTATATCTTCGATGCCTTGTAGGTAATTTTTATCAATATCACCAGTAACATATTTACCGTCAAAACAAGAATTATCAAAGGTCTTAATATCCGGATTGCCTTGCTGTACGCACCAAATTAAATCCTCTAAATTCTGATAAATTAATTTATCAGCACCAATGGCTTCGCACACTTGCTCGGTGGTTTTGCCATGGGCAATAAATTCTTTCTCGCTTGACATATCAATACCGTAAACATTTGGATAACGCACCGCAGGAGCGGCGGAGGCAAAAAAGACTTTTTTAGCGCCCGCATCACGAGCCATTTTGACAATTTGCTCGCTGGTGGTGCCACGCACGATAGAGTCATCGACCAATAAAACATTTCTGCCTTTAAATTCAAGTTCAATGGCGCTGAGCTTCTGACGCACTGATTTTTTACGCTGTTTTTGTCCAGGCATAATGAAAGTGCGAGCGATGTAGCGATTTTTAATCAAGCCTTCGGAATATTTTACGCCGAGTTTTTGTGCCAATTGTAGGGCTGCTACGCGCGAGGTATCTGGAATTGGAATAACCACATCAATTTTTTCATTCCACTCATTTTGGATTTTTTCTGCTAATTTTTCACCCATTCTTAGGCGAGATTTATACACAGAAATATTGTCAATCACAGAATCTGGACGGGCAAAATAAACAAATTCAAAGATACAAGGGGCGTATTGAGCCTTGTCTGAACATTGCTTGGTGAAAACATTGCCTTTTCTATCAATCACAACACCTTCACCCGGCGTGATGTCACGCGTTACCTTGTAGCCCAACGCTGTGAGTGCAACGCTTTCTGATGCCAACATATATTTAGTACCACCATTCGTGGTGCGCTTGCCTAAAATCAATGGGCGAATGCCATTTGGGTCGCGGAAACCAAAAATACCATAGCCTGGAATCATACCAACCGCTGCATAGGCGCCACGGACTCTTTTGTGTACTTGGGTAATTGAGGTGAAAATATCTTTTTCATTAATGCGCTGTTTTTCTAATTTTGCCAATTCTCCAGCGAATACATTCAGTAGGATTTCTGAATCAGAATTGGTATTAATGTGGCGTAAATCCTGTTCGAATAATTCTTTTTCCAATTCTTTTGTATTGGTTAAATTGCCATTATGAGCAAAAGCAATACCGTAAGGGGAATTGACATAAAACGGTTGCGCCTCCGCACCTGATGAGCTGCCTGCTGTCGGATAACGCACATGTCCAATACCCATATCGCCTAAGAGTCCAGCCATATGCTTGGCTCTAAAGGCGTTTCTAACCAGACCATTTGACTTACGCATATAAAAGCGACCTTTGTGCGAAGTAACAATGCCAGCAGCATCTTGTCCACGGTGTTGAATAATGGTTAACGCATCATAAATATAAAGCGCTGTGTCTTTTTTTGTGGTGGATAAAATACCGACAATGCCGCACATAATTATTTCCTAATCGTTTTTGATAAATAGTAGATGTTGTGATAACTCAAGCTTAATGCTGGTAACGACATCTTGGAATACTCCTAGTGAACTTTGGGATTCAGCCCAAAAATACCCCTGTGAAATAGTGTCAATGCTTTGCAATATTAAA is a genomic window containing:
- the purF gene encoding amidophosphoribosyltransferase, translated to MCGIVGILSTTKKDTALYIYDALTIIQHRGQDAAGIVTSHKGRFYMRKSNGLVRNAFRAKHMAGLLGDMGIGHVRYPTAGSSSGAEAQPFYVNSPYGIAFAHNGNLTNTKELEKELFEQDLRHINTNSDSEILLNVFAGELAKLEKQRINEKDIFTSITQVHKRVRGAYAAVGMIPGYGIFGFRDPNGIRPLILGKRTTNGGTKYMLASESVALTALGYKVTRDITPGEGVVIDRKGNVFTKQCSDKAQYAPCIFEFVYFARPDSVIDNISVYKSRLRMGEKLAEKIQNEWNEKIDVVIPIPDTSRVAALQLAQKLGVKYSEGLIKNRYIARTFIMPGQKQRKKSVRQKLSAIELEFKGRNVLLVDDSIVRGTTSEQIVKMARDAGAKKVFFASAAPAVRYPNVYGIDMSSEKEFIAHGKTTEQVCEAIGADKLIYQNLEDLIWCVQQGNPDIKTFDNSCFDGKYVTGDIDKNYLQGIEDIRSDTVKQKHQSNESSELICNDVE
- a CDS encoding DNA cytosine methyltransferase, with product MAKIKDISKIDYSSKKEYGSFYPVLEHQETLDGVEDAFQVGLLDHFETEEHDYNKPDFTFIDLFAGIGGFHLAASSLGGKCVFASEFDENARKTYEANFLRHNKDLFYSGNFAGDITKIDEKDIPNFDFLFAGFPCQPFSKGGHRKGFEDTRGTLFFDVARIIKHHNPSYILLENVQNLVTHDNGKTFETICNTLDELGYAINTSPLILSPDDFGIPAIRKRIFIPAIKKALIKKDKFSLNLSTSLSLANEKGAYAIVDKKPVNKEFYISDYETKVLEAWNEFYLGIDIKVIGYPIWAKEFNKDYKIIDTPKWKVNFILKNRELYKRNKKFIDKWLKKYNYLDWMKPTQQKMEWQAGADIDNIYEGLIQFRPSGIRVKRPNKFSTLVAMNQPQIIGKYKRRLTPKETKKLQSFPVDFALPIQNNIALKQLGNSVNIEVVKKVIQNMRSYAN